From Hydractinia symbiolongicarpus strain clone_291-10 chromosome 12, HSymV2.1, whole genome shotgun sequence, one genomic window encodes:
- the LOC130622174 gene encoding alpha-1A adrenergic receptor-like codes for MNAEEITSVTFLTIIMTVSVIGNSLVILATLISQNLRGFTNILIFNLSISDLLITTVSLPIRMSQYFRTDTFSALSDCKISVALTVFLFTSTNMNLLLITIDRFFGAVYPLKYRARTESRTTLVVGIFASWTISLIIGTFPFFIYGEKDSVNDTRITVCTFSTVLKSGYVIFIEIGGLTVPWLIMITMYVKIFIVIYKSRHNKIRSSTNTNIIDLSRRKRSSQSNIVVQKIKRITHEIRLSKVVFIIVAFYSVCMVPIGLIDLIETINYEPLVPITVIKVALLLAYANSAINPPIYAASSSKYRKHFYHLLCCFHIKQKRRQNRVSPANGVPLPNQHNTYRHSREVDTNLAIK; via the coding sequence ATGAATGCCGAAGAAATAACCTCAGTCACCTTCTTAACCATCATCATGACTGTATCAGTCATTGGAAATTCTTTGGTAATACTTGCAACATTAATCAGTCAGAATCTACGTGGCTTCACAAACATTCTCATCTTCAATCTATCGATTTCAGACCTGCTGATAACAACAGTAAGCCTACCAATCCGGATGTCGCAATACTTCAGGACAGATACTTTCTCTGCTTTGTCCGACTGCAAAATCAGTGTTGCACTTACTGTGTTTTTGTTTACGTCAACTAATATGAACCTACTGTTAATCACCATAGATCGATTTTTTGGAGCAGTATATCCTTTAAAGTATCGCGCGAGAACTGAATCCCGAACAACCCTTGTCGTTGGAATATTTGCATCGTGGACTATATCTTTAATTATCGGAACATTTCCGTTCTTCATATATGGTGAAAAAGACAGCGTGAATGATACCCGAATTACAGTATGCACATTTAGTACGGTGCTAAAATCGGGGTACGTGATTTTCATTGAAATTGGTGGCTTAACTGTACCTTGGCTTATTATGATAACAATGTACGTTAAAATCTTCATCGTAATTTATAAGTCCAGGCATAATAAAATACGTTCCAGCACTAACACAAACATCATAGATCTATCACGCAGGAAAAGAAGTTCCCAAAGTAATATCGtcgtgcaaaaaataaaaagaataacaCATGAAATAAGATTATCTAAGGTAGTTTTTATAATTGTTGCATTTTATTCTGTATGTATGGTACCGATCGGGTTGATTGATTTGATTGAGACAATCAACTATGAGCCATTAGTGCCAATAACAGTAATTAAAGTAGCCCTGCTGCTGGCATACGCTAATTCTGCAATAAATCCTCCCATATATGCAGCCAGTAGCAGCAAATATCGCAAACATTTTTACCATCTACTTTGCTGTTTTCACATAAAACAAAAGAGGAGACAAAATCGAGTAAGTCCTGCTAATGGCGTACCTTTGCCAAACCAGCATAACACTTATCGACATAGTAGAGAAGTTGATACGAATCTTGcaataaagtga